Proteins found in one Carassius auratus strain Wakin chromosome 12, ASM336829v1, whole genome shotgun sequence genomic segment:
- the amz2 gene encoding archaemetzincin-2: MRQAAQVWRWLWFLFTISSVLSETHQLSPVFDLYSKTHLKMQVIEHPVERLHTALLSTRKDLIETYQQFSRPEKTLLEEGLLPGNSLFNPITIHSNSDWIPAHPEDPQDFQSFYINPYRRSPSSGHNTIYIQTIGSFGEGADVAVQYVEWLKDYCQAFYYGLVVKLLPPVTVASTACSFRINDNTHNLQLHAGELLNFLKKKKPRDAFCIVGITMIDLYPRDSWNFVFGQASLTDGMGVFSFARYDDNFYQRSYAGRLKKNIKLKLGDYSVFENYYTPPITSTLLLRSCKTLTHEIGHIFGVKHCQWLNCVMQGSNHLEESDRRPLDLCPICLRKLQSAIGFKIADRYKALLHWIEDGAASSEQNPKPTQAFQEYKHWLYKCLRILEGEKS, encoded by the exons ATGCGACAGGCAGCCCAGGTTTGGCGTTGGTTATGGTTTCTGTTTACTATTTCCAGCGTTTTATCTGAAACGCATCAACTGAGTCCAGTCTTCGACCTTTattctaaaacacatttaaag ATGCAGGTTATTGAGCATCCTGTTGAGAGACTGCACACTGCTCTGCTGTCCACACGGAAAGATCTAATAGAAACCTACCAGCAATTCAGCAGACCAGAGAAGACACTTTTAGAAGAAGGACTCCTGCCTGGCAATTCTCTCTTCAACCCCATCACCATTCACTCAAACTCAGACTGGATTCCTGCGCATCCAGAGGATCCTCAAGACTTTCAGAGTTTTTACATCAACCCTTACCGCCGTTCTCCAAGCAGTGGGCATAATACCATCTACATTCAAACTATTG GCTCTTTTGGGGAAGGAGCGGATGTGGCAGTGCAGTATGTTGAATGGCTGAAGGATTACTGCCAGGCATTTTATTATGGACTAGTGGTCAAGCTTTTACCACCGGTAACAGTTGCTTCAACAGCGTGTTCATTTCGCATCAAcgacaacacgcacaaccttcaGCTTCATGCTG GAGAGCTGTTAAACTTCTTGAAAAAGAAGAAGCCCAGAGATGCTTTTTGCATTGTGGGGATCACCATGATCGACTTGTACCCCAGAGACTCATGGAATTTTGTTTTTGGCCAGGCTTCTCTCACTGATG GAATGGGAGTATTCAGTTTTGCCCGATATGATGATAATTTTTACCAGAGAAGCTATGCAGGACGGCTGAAGAAGAATATAAAACTAAAGCTAGGAGACTACTCAGTGTTTGAGAATTACTACACTCCTCCAATCACCAGCACTCTTCTCCTCCGCTCCTGCAAG ACCCTGACACATGAGATTGGACATATATTCGGTGTGAAGCATTGCCAGTGGCTAAACTGTGTCATGCAAGGCTCCAATCACTTAGAGGAGTCTGACCGTCGACCTCTTGACCTCTGCCCCATCTGTTTGCGTAAACTACAGTCTGCCATTGGATTCAAAATAGCTGACAGATACAAG GCCTTGCTGCACTGGATTGAAGATGGAGCTGCCAGCAGtgaacaaaatccaaaacccacaCAAGCCTTCCAAGAGTATAAACACTGGTTGTATAAGTGCTTACGAATATTGGAAGGTGAAAAATCATGA